The Deltaproteobacteria bacterium genome contains the following window.
ATGAATTGATTTTAAAACAATATATTCATGATGAAATAAGTGTGCTGGTTAACGTAAACGATACTGATATTCGAGACTATTATAAAAACCATATAACAAGTTTTAAAGGTGTGAGTAAAGAAGATGCTTATAAAAGTATAAAACAGATACTCCACCATAAAGCTTATGAAAAAGTTTTAAAATCATGGATAAAAACACTTAAGCAGCATAGAGAAATCATAATACTTTATTGATGCGAATATTAATACTCTCAAAGAGATTATCCATTTATTCAACTAAAAGACTTGCTCAGGCCGCAAGGTCACACGGGCATTCTGTGAGAGTTATTGATCCTTTAAAACTCAACATAGCCATAGTTAATGGGAAAAAGATTGTTAAGTATAAAGGTAAGGATGTAAAAAAGCCCGACATCATTATCCCAAGAATATCCGGAAATGTTAATAGTTTTAGTCTGGCGGCAGTAAAACAGTATGAACAGACCAATACAGTGATTCTAAACAATCCTTTTCCTATATCCATTGCAAGGGATAAATTTATGAGTATTCAATATTTACTGGCAAATGGTGTAGACGTTCCTGCAACTGCAATGATAAGAAACCCGGAAGATATTGATTCAGCTTTAAGCATGGTAGGAGGCCCACCAGTAATCCTGAAGCTTATTGAGGGTCTTCAAGGCATAGGGGTTATACTTGCTGAATCAAGAGATTCTATAGAATCGACAATCAATGCGTTTTTCAGCCTTGGCCAGAACATTATACTACAGCAATTCATTTCAGAATCAAAAGGAAGGGATATAAGGATATTTGTAGTTGGAGGAAATGTGGTGGGTGCAATAAAAAGGATTGCAAAATCTGGAGAGTTTAGAACCAATATACATCGCGGTGCAAATGCAGAATCTATAATACTCCCAGATTCATATAAAGAAATAGCACTTAAAGCTGCATCCACCATAGGACTGGATATCGCAGGTGTCGATATTATCGAAAGTTCCTCAGGTCCCAAAGTCCTTGAGGTAAATCCATCCCCTGGTTTTGAGGCAATCGAAAAAATAACAAAAAGCGATATAGCATTGGAAATCATTAAATATGCAGAGAGTAAATCAAAACTTTAGATTGTAAAACTTTTTACAAACATGTTATTTTTATATGTACATTTTGGATTTACATTAAGTTTATAGGAGGCTTCGATGTTAGAGATAACCGTTATTTCGCTGGTCCTTATTGTGGCAGCAGTCATAATGTTGGTTTTCATATTATTCCGAAACCATGATAGCAGATTTTTAAGGCTTGAATCACTTATTGAAACCATAACAAAAAATCAAGATAAGACTGAATACTCTATCAGAGACGAAATATTGAAAAACAGGGAAGAGGGAAATCTTAATGCAAAACAGCAAAGAGAGGAGGCGAATACCTCTTTAAGACTATTCAATGACTCCATTCTCAAGAACATGTCCGAAATTGCCACATTACAAAAAAATCAGCTTGATATATTTGCGGCCCAATTATCCAATCTAACTCAGTCAAATGAGCAAAAACTTGAAAAGATGAGAGCAACTATTGAAGAAAGGATAAAACTGCTGCAGGATGATAACAATCAAAAACTTGAAAAGATGAGGGCAACCGTGGATGAAAAATTGCATGAAACACTCGAAAAAAGGCTCGGCGAATCTTTTAAACAAGTTAGTGATAGGCTTGAACAGGTTCACAAGGGTCTCGGGGAGATGCAATCTCTTGCAATGGGCGTAGGAGATTTAAAAAAGGTATTAACAAATGTAAAAACAAGAGGCACATGGGGAGAGGTCCAGCTTGGTTCATTACTTGAACAGATTCTTACAATAGAACAGTATGCAAAAAATGTTGTTACAAAGAATGGTACCAGAGAGACTGTTGAATTTGCTATAAAACTGCCGGGACATGATGAGAACAAAGATGCAATATGGCTGCCTATTGATGCAAAATTCCCTCTTGAAGACTACCAAAGGCTTATTGAAGCACAGGAAAAGACTAACTTAGAACAAGTAGAACAGTATTCCAAACAACTCGAAATAAGAATTGAAGCGGAGGCAAAGGATATAAGTGAGAAATATCTTGATCCACCGAATACAACGGATTTCGGTATTCTGTTTTTACCTGTAGAAGGCTTGTATGCAGAGGTAATCCGAAGACCAGGGCTTGTCGACAGATTACAGAGAAAATACAGGGTAAGCATATCCGGTCCTTCAACATTAACTGCATTATTAAATAGTTTACAAATGGGATTCAAAACACTCGCCATAGAGAAACGCTCAAGCGAGGTATGGGTTTTACTTTCAGCCGTTAAGCAGGAGTTCGTTATTTTTGGGTCAATCCTTGATAAGACTCAAAAGAAACTTCAAGAGGCAAGTAACACCATAGAAGATGCTTCAAAGAAATCCCGCACGATAGAGAGAAAGTTAAAGAATATTCAGCAAATCCCATCATCCCCGATCCTTAACCTTCCGGACAGTGATGAAGAGGACAAGTAATTCTATACCCGGATAACGCATACTCTCTGCGTATAAACGTGCGGAGTTAAAAAAAGTGCCGGGCAGTTATCATTTGTCATTCTAAAAACGAGATCATTCACTTCGTTTCAAACAGCCTTCAAACTACTTTACCTGTAAAGGTTTTGCGGACTTCACTGTTTTTTGCATTTTTGGATTGACATGCACATGTCATTGCGGGTAAATTCCCGTAAGGAGGTGGGTTGTGACAGACACAATAGTTATGATCCATGGCATGTGGGGCAGCAGCTGGTATCGGGAACGCTACAAAAAGTTCTTTGAATCCAGAGGATATGCATGCATAACGCCGGTCCTAAGATTTCATGATATGAATCCAAAGGCGGTACCGACGCCGGAACTCGGTACAACGAGTTTGCTCGATTATGCTGAAGGCCTCGAGAAAGAAATAATAAAACTTCCTTCGAAACCCATACTCATAGGACATTCAACAGTAAGGACAGGATCACACCGGCGACTATGATAAAATATATTGCGGAAAAGTACAAAATTCGTTTCAATGTATAAAGAGTTTGAACGCCATGCACTCTGGGTCGTCACAGAACCTTGCTGGCAGATGTAGCCGGTTATGTGTACGACTGGCTTAAAAAATATGCTGACTGAAAGGAGGTCCCGGTTATGTATCCGGTATGGCAATTGCCTGTTATAGGTTCTGCGCTTGTAATCGCATTTATTGCGTCATTCCATATACTCCCCTCACACCTTGCAACATCTGCATTCTGGTTTAATGTTTATGTAGAAAACAAGGCTTATAAACAAAACAGACCGGAACTCCTTGAATTTATAAAAAAGTACGTTCTTACGATCCTGATCTTCTCTTTTGTATTCGGTTCACTCTCGGGTATTGGAATATGGTACAGCATAACGGTTTCAAATCCCAGGGGCATCTCTGCTTTAATCCACAACTATGTGTGGGGCTGGGCAACAGAATGGGTATTCTTTGTTATTGAGGTTGTTGCCATCTATGTTTATTATTATACCTTTGAAAAGGTTGATAAAAAGACCCACCTCACAATAGGTTTGATATACGCAATCGGTTCATGGATTAGCATGATTATCATAACAGGCATTATTGCGTTTATGCTATCACCCGGCAGATGGCTCAAAACAGGCGGGTTTTTTGATGGGTTCTTTAATCCTACATACGTACCACAACTGCTCATGAGAACATCTTTTATGTTTGCGGTGGCAGCACTGTATGCCATTGTTGTTGCAGCAACATTAAAGAACAAAGAAGTGAAATCGTTTATTATAAGAAGGGCATCTATATGGGGCATTGCAGGTACGTTATTGGGTTCATTATTTTTTATATGGTATTATAAGGCACTTCCACATGCAGCAAAAGAGATTGCGGATATGACACCGCTAATACCAAAACTTATACCTCATATTGTTGTTGGGAGTCTTATAGTATTGATGCTCTGGTTTATCTTTACCTTGATAAAACCGCACTGGGCTAAATTGGTCCCTGGCATTATTGCCATATTAATATTGCTGACAGGTATATTCTCAGCAGAAAGCATGAGGGAACGTATCAGAAAGCCGTATGTCATAGACCATTATATGTATTCAAACCAGATCATATCAAACGATATACCGTCAAAGCGTGTTAAAAGCGAAATACCCGAAATCAACTCACAGGGCATACTTCACTACTCGTATTTTGTACCTGCGGGTTTACAGAACATCAATGATATAAACATGCAGCAGGCAGGAGAGGTAATTGCACGGATTGAATGTTCTGCCTGTCATACACTTCAGGTACATGGATGGCTAAGACCGCTCCCGGAAATGGTAAAAAAAGCGAGACTTAACAATGTTGATGATGCAGAGGCGATTATCGGTTTTCTTAATGCATTCCCGTATATGCCCAAATTCGCAGGCACTGACATGGAGAAGAAGGCACTGGCAGTATATCTTGTAAGCCTTTACAGATAAACGGAGGTTGATATGAATATTTCTGAAATGTTAAAATCATTGCAGGACCCGGTAGGGATACCGTTTTATCCGTTGGCGTTCCAGATACTTCTCGTATTGACATTCGCCCTGCATATTGTTTTTGTTAATTTTGTTATCGGCGGATCTTTTATGGCTGTGTACTCTTACTTCCGCACCGGTAAGCACTACAGGGCATTATCAAAGGCATTTGCAAAGGCCACTACAATAAACTTATCCCTTGCCATTGTCCTTGGCGTTGCACCCCTGCTTTTTATACAGGTAATCTATGACCCGTTCTGGTATACATCGAACGTGCTTTCAGGATCATGGATGATAGGGATACTGTTTGTTCTGATGTCAGCTTTCTCTTTTGCTTACACATTTTATCTGAAGCTCGACAAAGGAAAGAGTCATATTGCAGTATGGGGCATACTTGCATTTCTCCTTGTCATCCTTGCTGCTGTTATCATGCACGCTGTTTCGTATCAGGCACTGCTCCCTGAAAAATGGTTTGAATGGTATACGAATAATAACGGCGTAAACCTGTACGGTACCAGACTCCATGCATTTCAATTGCCGCGGTTCCTTCATTTTATTGCCGCCTCGTTTGCACTCACCGGTGTTTTTATGATGCTCTATTCATGGTACTTCTGGAAAAGGGAAGACATGGATAGTACTTATCTTGCATGGGTCGGCAAAACAGGTGCGGAAATGGCCGTTTTCTTTACGGTCCTGCAGATGGCTGCCGGTGTATGGTGGCTGCTGAGCTTACCCGCTACGTTCCATCTTTATACTAATTATATGTTTTTAACCGGTGTGTCTTTCGCCATTATCATGCTGCTCGCACTGATAAAGGCACAGACAGATCCAAGAAAATATGCATTACCTGTTGCGTCAATCATGGTGATCACCGTGCTGGCAATGTCATCTTTGAGAGAGGTACTGCGCATGCTTTATGCGGGGAAATACAACTATTCAATCTACAGCTATAAATTGAACCTGAGTTATGACAGCACGGCGCTTTTTCTCGCAAGCTTTGTGATGGGGCTCATCATTGTAGGATACATGCTCACGGTCGTTTTCAAGATGGGCAGGTCATCAAAGCCCGTTGAGCTTTCATCATTGAAGCTGAGGACGTGGAGTGTATATCTGATGATTGCGTGGATATTGATTATGATCGGCATCGGTGCGGCAATAACCTCGTGACCGTAAAACTGTCGCATATTTGAAAAGATTCAGATTGGTGGTAACCTATTCTTTTTTTTACCGGATTTATCTGTTTTTCTTGCTACTACAAACAGAGAGAGTCCAAACGGTATCCTGATATGCCTTTCTATAAATAACCACGGTCTCATTAAGTGAACAAGTTTTA
Protein-coding sequences here:
- the rmuC gene encoding DNA recombination protein RmuC — encoded protein: MLEITVISLVLIVAAVIMLVFILFRNHDSRFLRLESLIETITKNQDKTEYSIRDEILKNREEGNLNAKQQREEANTSLRLFNDSILKNMSEIATLQKNQLDIFAAQLSNLTQSNEQKLEKMRATIEERIKLLQDDNNQKLEKMRATVDEKLHETLEKRLGESFKQVSDRLEQVHKGLGEMQSLAMGVGDLKKVLTNVKTRGTWGEVQLGSLLEQILTIEQYAKNVVTKNGTRETVEFAIKLPGHDENKDAIWLPIDAKFPLEDYQRLIEAQEKTNLEQVEQYSKQLEIRIEAEAKDISEKYLDPPNTTDFGILFLPVEGLYAEVIRRPGLVDRLQRKYRVSISGPSTLTALLNSLQMGFKTLAIEKRSSEVWVLLSAVKQEFVIFGSILDKTQKKLQEASNTIEDASKKSRTIERKLKNIQQIPSSPILNLPDSDEEDK
- a CDS encoding cytochrome ubiquinol oxidase subunit I, encoding MYPVWQLPVIGSALVIAFIASFHILPSHLATSAFWFNVYVENKAYKQNRPELLEFIKKYVLTILIFSFVFGSLSGIGIWYSITVSNPRGISALIHNYVWGWATEWVFFVIEVVAIYVYYYTFEKVDKKTHLTIGLIYAIGSWISMIIITGIIAFMLSPGRWLKTGGFFDGFFNPTYVPQLLMRTSFMFAVAALYAIVVAATLKNKEVKSFIIRRASIWGIAGTLLGSLFFIWYYKALPHAAKEIADMTPLIPKLIPHIVVGSLIVLMLWFIFTLIKPHWAKLVPGIIAILILLTGIFSAESMRERIRKPYVIDHYMYSNQIISNDIPSKRVKSEIPEINSQGILHYSYFVPAGLQNINDINMQQAGEVIARIECSACHTLQVHGWLRPLPEMVKKARLNNVDDAEAIIGFLNAFPYMPKFAGTDMEKKALAVYLVSLYR
- a CDS encoding RimK family alpha-L-glutamate ligase, translated to MRILILSKRLSIYSTKRLAQAARSHGHSVRVIDPLKLNIAIVNGKKIVKYKGKDVKKPDIIIPRISGNVNSFSLAAVKQYEQTNTVILNNPFPISIARDKFMSIQYLLANGVDVPATAMIRNPEDIDSALSMVGGPPVILKLIEGLQGIGVILAESRDSIESTINAFFSLGQNIILQQFISESKGRDIRIFVVGGNVVGAIKRIAKSGEFRTNIHRGANAESIILPDSYKEIALKAASTIGLDIAGVDIIESSSGPKVLEVNPSPGFEAIEKITKSDIALEIIKYAESKSKL
- a CDS encoding alpha/beta hydrolase — encoded protein: MTDTIVMIHGMWGSSWYRERYKKFFESRGYACITPVLRFHDMNPKAVPTPELGTTSLLDYAEGLEKEIIKLPSKPILIGHSTVRTGSHRRL